Within the Candidatus Krumholzibacteriia bacterium genome, the region AATTTCACCAGCATTGCCGGCAACCTGCCCAGTGCTCCCGCACTTATGGGCAACGTGGCTCTCTGGAAACCCGCATCCAGTGCCGTTTACAGCGGCTGGTTCCTGATGGAACTCTTCCGGGAGGCCGGACTTCCCGACGGTGTCATCAACTTCATCCCCGGGCCCGGAAGTCTGGTCGGCCCCATGGTCATGGACCACCCGGATCTTGCGGGCATTCACTTCACCGGCTCGACGGCCGTGTTTCAGGGAATGTGGAAGACCGTCGGCGAGAACATTGCCAAGTACAAGACCTATCCTCGCATTGTCGGAGAGACCGGAGGCAAGGACTTTGTCATCGCCCACTCAAGCGCGGATCCCGATGAACTGGCTACCGGACTCCTTCGGGGAGCCTTTGAGTACCAGGGTCAAAAATGTTCTGCTGCTAGCCGGGCCTACATTCCGAAGAACCTCTGGCCTCGCGTGAAGAAGAAACTGCTTCGCGAAATGGGAGAACTGCAGATGGGCGATCCCGCCGACTTCGGGAACTTCATCAATGCGGTGATTGACCGGTCGGCCTTCCGGGATATCAGTAGCTATATCGACTACGCCCGACGATCGAGAAAGGCGAAAATCCTGGCCGGCGGCGGCTGTGACGATTCCAGGGGCTTCTTCATCGAGCCCACTCTGGTCGAGACCACGGATCCCCATTTCAAGTTGATGGAAGAAGAGATCTTCGGCCCCGTCCTCACGGTCTATGTCTATCCGACGGGACAGTGGAAGCAGGCTCTGGAACTGGTCGACACGACCAGTCCTTATGCATTGACCGGCGCAGTGTTTGCGAAGAATCGTCAAGCGGTTCTGGAAGCACGGGAAGCGCTGCTTCATTCGGCCGGGAACTTCTACATCAATGACAAGCCCACAGGAGCCGTGGTCGGCCAGCAGCCCTTCGGAGGTTCGCGAGCCAGTGGAACCAATGACAAGGCGGGAAGCGCACTGAACCTTCTTCGCTGGGTGAGTCCGAGAACGGTGAAGGAAAACTTCCTGCCACCAAAGGACTACCGCTATCCCTTCCTTGAAGAGGACTAGGGATTCAGGGCATCACTCGGGTGACCAGACGATTCCAAGACTGAATCGTGATGACTCTGCATTGATGTCCCGGTAAGCATGGCTGTGGTTCCCGTTTCCTGCCTGAAGAACATTCCCCAGGGGCGCATCCTTGAAGGTGCTGAAACCTGATTTGAAGCGAAGATCCAGAACCCAGGACTTGCTCAGGCTGATCTCGATTCCTCCCCCAAGATCACTGTGAGGAACGGCTACAATGTCTGTGGTGCTTTGCTCTCCATCGAGAAGAATATCCGTCATGCTCCAGAATGAGAAACTCAGGTCACCGTAGAGCTTCCAGCGCCTTCCTCCATAGGGCAGGCGGATGCGAGCGCCGAAATCGACATGCCCGAAGGTCACCTTGTCGAA harbors:
- the pruA gene encoding L-glutamate gamma-semialdehyde dehydrogenase translates to MAHGIFKLPEAVNETILAYAPGSPERAELKDKLAELASNTLDIPLVIGGKEIRTGKTANCVMPHNHGHVLARYHLAGKKEVAAAVAAAGEACKTWSQMPWQDRAAIFRRAADLLASSHRQTLNAATMLSQSKNAFQAEIDAACELIDFWNFNTKYMETIYTEQPPISPQGIWNQLEQRPLEGFVFAVTPFNFTSIAGNLPSAPALMGNVALWKPASSAVYSGWFLMELFREAGLPDGVINFIPGPGSLVGPMVMDHPDLAGIHFTGSTAVFQGMWKTVGENIAKYKTYPRIVGETGGKDFVIAHSSADPDELATGLLRGAFEYQGQKCSAASRAYIPKNLWPRVKKKLLREMGELQMGDPADFGNFINAVIDRSAFRDISSYIDYARRSRKAKILAGGGCDDSRGFFIEPTLVETTDPHFKLMEEEIFGPVLTVYVYPTGQWKQALELVDTTSPYALTGAVFAKNRQAVLEAREALLHSAGNFYINDKPTGAVVGQQPFGGSRASGTNDKAGSALNLLRWVSPRTVKENFLPPKDYRYPFLEED